The Pelmatolapia mariae isolate MD_Pm_ZW linkage group LG9, Pm_UMD_F_2, whole genome shotgun sequence genome has a segment encoding these proteins:
- the arhgap28 gene encoding rho GTPase-activating protein 28: MLSSSTTSNSTTSDPKHVAMETYWREVHSIEEEKDGEEEEEEDERKSMDEVELEEAWLTDAGLASLVTGLPLADEVPPPAEVLLSTLTHQQATTVRKRLDNYNETLKKRNRQPIRDVRDIFTEPDDPADRCVYPHSHHAEPPPSRYHTTTKTIRRNTSRVRPTLPVLAVEDRLPEHPSPPSNTDSHSPPVSQLMQPDWVLRDSPYSEGVAEHKRGKACWDCLRFHRDNNSELQFASISPSQGLSCAGDLSSRDLTQLCFISHIELTTFLMTLGIHTKRTRPPRCRNRDSGVFGVPLNTLLEKDRKKFPGVKVPVVFQKLLCILEQTGLLTEGILRVPASAARVKCLRRELDRCYEGFDWSALRQVDASSLLKLFIRELPTPLLTHTHLSTYRSVLSIPSELHQIQALQLLTLLLPEANREILRALLVFLRKVVSHQDQNRMSLWNVSMVMAPNLFRRHHGNKRSIAKRDEMEEAVGGAQLIRLMIIHQDLLWTVPKFLLSQVRQMNQVSIQKQLGLSWTSRLLRKKNDKNERDQITELCEGVIRVHAPLHTKISMVIQLEEQTTAKDITSRFECENSPVQHLYEVGGNICERRLHPDCVLLDVYRVNPHCDWLIKP, translated from the exons atgTTGTCTTCATCTACCACCTCTAACTCCACCACCTCTGACCCCAAACATGTTGCCATGGAGACCTACTGGAGGGAAGTACACAGCAttgaggaggagaaggatggggaagaagaagaggaggaagatgagagaAAGAGTATGGATG AGGTGGAGCTTGAGGAGGCGTGGCTGACAGATGCAGGGTTGGCTTCCCTGGTGACGGGCTTGCCATTGGCAGATGAGGTGCCACCGCCAGCTGAGGTGCTGCTGTCCACTTTGACACATCAACAAGCAACCACTGTGAGGAAGAGGCTGGATAACTATAACGAGACACTGAAGAAGAGAAAcagacagccaatcagagatgTCCGGGATATCTTCACTGAG CCTGACGACCCAGCAGACAGATGTGTGTACCCCCACTCCCATCATGCTGAACCACCACCAAGTCGATACCACACCACCACCAAGACCATTCGCCGAAATACTTCCAGAG taCGACCAACTCTACCCGTGTTGGCTGTTGAAGATCGACTACCGGAGCACCCCTCACCCCCCTCAAACACAGACT CACACTCGCCCCCCGTCAGTCAATTGATGCAACCTGACTGGGTGCTGCGGGACTCTCCATACTCAGAGGGTGTGGCTGAGCACAAAAGGGGCAAGGCTTGTTGGGACTGTTTACGTTTCCATAGAGACAACAACAGTGAGCTGCAG tttgcaTCTATCTCTCCCTCTCAGGGTCTTAGCTGTGCAGGCGACCTGTCGTCACGTGACCTCACACAGCTGTGTTTCATCTCGCACATTGAGCTCACAACCTTCCTGATGACTCTGGGCATCCACACCAAACGCACACGTCCTCCACGCTGCAGGAACCGgg ACAGTGGTGTGTTTGGCGTTCCTCTGAACACGCTGTTGGAGAAAGACAGGAAGAAGTTTCCTGGGGTCAAAGTTCCTGTCGTGTTCCAgaag TTGTTGTGTATCTTAGAGCAAACAGGCCTGTTGACTGAGGGGATTCTCAGAGTACCAGCATCAGCTGCTAGAGTcaag TGCCTTCGTAGAGAATTAGACAGGTGCTATGAGGGATTTGACTGGTCTGCGCTGAGACAGGTGGACGCTTCCAGTCTGTTGAAGCTTTTCATCAGAGAGCTGCCAACCCctctgctgacacacacacacctgtccaCCTACCGCTCTGTACTGA GTATCCCCTCTGAGCTCCATCAGATTCAGGCCCTGCAGCTGCTGACGTTGCTTCTTCCAGAAGCCAACAGAGAAATTCTGAGA GCTCTGCTGGTCTTCCTCCGTAAGGTGGTCTCTCATCAGGATCAGAACCGTATGTCTCTGTGGAATGTGTCCATGGTGATGGCACCCAACCTGTTCCGTCGTCACCATGGAAACAAGCGCTCAATTGCTAAACGAGATGAGATGGAGGAGGCAGTGGGTGGAGCTCAGCTGATTCGGCTGATGATCATTCACCAGGACTTGCTTTGGACC GTCCCCAAGTTTCTACTGTCTCAGGTGAGACAGATGAACCAGGTGTCCATTCAGAAACAGCTTGGCCTGAGCTGGACCAGTAGACTGTTGAGGAAGAAGAATGACAAGAATGAAAGAGATCAG aTCACAGAGCTGTGTGAAGGTGTAATCAGAGTTCATGCTCCTCTACACACCAAGATTTCCATGGTGATACAACTTGAGGAACAGACAACAGCCAAGGACATAACATCCCGCTTCGAGTGTGAGAACAG TCCAGTTCAACATCTGTATGAAGTTGGAGGAAACATCT GTGAGCGTCGTCTTCATCCTGACTGTGTTTTGTTGGATGTTTACAGAGTTAATCCCCACTGTGATTGGCTAATTAAACCCTGA